The proteins below come from a single Streptomyces sp. MRC013 genomic window:
- a CDS encoding MerR family transcriptional regulator — protein sequence MRVGELSRRTGVPVPTIKYYVREGLLPAGELSSPNQARYDGSHVRRLRLVRALVEVGGLSVAAVRDVLEAVGDPGRPVHEVLGAAHDRIAPRAVGPDDAAREAARRQAAELIARRGWRVEEGNPAVRSLADALAAFNRLGHERFSEAALDAYAGAVERIAAADMAYVARKAAREDLVESVVVGTVLGDAVLTSLRRLAQVDASARAHGRDRPAAGE from the coding sequence GTGCGCGTGGGCGAGCTGAGCCGCAGGACCGGGGTCCCGGTACCCACGATCAAGTACTACGTGCGGGAGGGCCTGCTGCCCGCCGGGGAGCTGAGCAGCCCCAACCAGGCCCGGTACGACGGGTCGCACGTCCGCAGACTGCGGCTCGTGCGGGCGCTCGTCGAGGTGGGCGGGCTCTCGGTGGCGGCCGTCCGCGACGTACTGGAGGCCGTCGGGGACCCGGGGCGCCCGGTGCACGAGGTGCTCGGCGCGGCGCACGACCGCATCGCGCCGCGCGCGGTCGGGCCGGACGACGCGGCGCGGGAGGCCGCCCGCAGGCAGGCCGCGGAGCTGATCGCCCGTCGCGGGTGGCGCGTGGAGGAGGGCAACCCGGCGGTCCGGTCCCTGGCCGACGCGCTGGCGGCGTTCAACCGGCTGGGGCACGAGCGGTTCTCGGAGGCGGCGCTGGACGCGTACGCGGGGGCGGTGGAGCGGATCGCCGCCGCGGACATGGCGTACGTGGCGCGGAAGGCGGCCCGGGAGGACCTGGTCGAGAGCGTCGTGGTCGGCACGGTCCTGGGCGACGCGGTCCTCACCTCGCTGCGGCGCCTCGCCCAGGTCGACGCCTCGGCCCGCGCCCACGGCAGGGACCGCCCGGCCGCGGGGGAGTGA